A genomic segment from Saprospiraceae bacterium encodes:
- the ribA gene encoding GTP cyclohydrolase II: MNVLMSQSTEAFLPTTYGPFDIRSFPNKENPYAPALVLISGDPENFQIPLIRIHSECLTGDVFGSLRCDCGYQLHKSMKLIADEGGLIIYLRQEGRGIGLHHKIEAYQKQDLGMDTVEANEALGFGPDLRNYDEAIEILRIFKLTKIRLLTNNPAKVNALEKVGIHVIDRIPLLALPNEHNKSYLDTKRQKMGHLFP; encoded by the coding sequence ATGAATGTATTGATGAGTCAATCAACAGAAGCTTTTTTGCCCACTACTTACGGACCCTTTGATATCCGTAGTTTTCCCAATAAGGAAAACCCCTATGCTCCGGCACTTGTTTTAATATCCGGCGACCCGGAAAATTTTCAAATACCACTAATACGTATCCACTCCGAATGTTTAACCGGCGATGTGTTTGGTTCCCTTCGTTGTGATTGTGGCTATCAACTTCATAAATCCATGAAATTGATAGCAGATGAAGGTGGATTGATCATCTACCTAAGACAAGAAGGGCGCGGAATCGGCCTCCATCATAAAATCGAAGCCTATCAAAAACAAGATTTGGGAATGGACACCGTCGAAGCCAACGAAGCATTGGGCTTTGGTCCCGATCTCAGAAATTACGACGAAGCCATAGAAATTCTCCGCATTTTCAAACTCACAAAAATCCGACTCCTCACCAACAATCCGGCAAAAGTCAACGCCCTCGAAAAAGTAGGCATCCACGTAATCGACCGCATCCCCCTCTTGGCCCTCCCCAATGAACATAATAAATCCTACCTCGACACCAAACGCCAAAAGATGGGACATTTGTTTCCCTAA
- the smc gene encoding chromosome segregation protein SMC, with the protein MRLKNLTIKGFKSFADETVIHFNESVTGIVGPNGSGKSNIVDAIRWVLGEQKGRELRLEQMSDVIFNGTKKRKEAPLASVSLNFENTRNLLPTEYQNIEIARLLYRSGDSEYRLNGVTCRLKDITGLFLDTGIGPDSYAIIALNMVEDLLSNKESARRKMFEQAAGISKYKARKRETLNKLKSTKEDLARIEDLLFEINTNLVELEKQAKRTRKFNELKEKYKSAGLLAQFLSVKTLKEKLEVLETSVQEEMLKLQDEEVGLNSIEASIEAQKKAQLDQEKNLSEFQKKVNEVLDTIRQLESNIQISQQKKQFQSTQLETIRQNLSQAAGRLDQLKLDVAAIQSEQAQVELGLMEADQAVVNHEEIFNGKQAEFNLLKSGVDQFQLDKQENETAIYELEKELAIQHNRIENLHADSKRCEEEIESKFNEHQNKENQHKELSVKLKDVLSEIDQVKVAEENRLLGLEQVQIELEACTQKVSTIHRQRDAKQNEFELLKSMVEKMEGFPESIKFLNQNWRKDVPVLSDIIYTPEKYRSAIELYLENYLNYYVAHTEEDAVKAIRLLFNNSKGKANFFILDKFRDSKAVERSIPGCIPALSIMEVTDMYKPLVHDLLKDVYILENDNHLEDVIHFPDDVSVISVSGSILKANKIITGGSVGLFEGKKLGRKKNLEKLEAEIKELESQAILNEKELAELKNKIRTFELNNRQKELEQLRKKESEELQQLAQIQTHLSHYLDLKADLERRIAANKMQAAEIAQELNSKEQRIVELKDRQQQLVHSLHSSDEVYNRVSIELSEITGIYNQAKLELLKWQNRFENINKDLDYKNKQIEELQTQTINDELKQTELIESLGELETSLTQYESELLEVLEFRKNMDSNLTTLERDYYEARNRISEDEAKAKQHQRSIHELQSAINGIKDQKAEYKFRIQSAYEKAELEFMAKLDEFVASEEDEGLDLEALISKSQYYKTRIDNYGEVNPLALEAYEEMKARLDKITEQRDDILKAQDSLLETIKEIEETATQGFMQAFNQVRVHFQVVFRSLFTDDDDCDLVLVDENDPLECDIDIIAKPKGKRPKSISQLSGGEKTLTAIALLFSLYLLKPAPFCIFDEVDAPLDDINIEKFNLIIRKFSKESQFIIITHNKLTMADVDVLYGVYMEDQGVSSVTAVDFRKYSHEIVLEEMAN; encoded by the coding sequence ATGAGATTGAAAAACCTCACCATAAAAGGCTTTAAAAGTTTTGCGGATGAGACGGTCATTCACTTCAATGAATCCGTTACTGGCATCGTCGGACCGAATGGTTCGGGTAAATCCAATATCGTGGATGCCATCCGTTGGGTATTGGGCGAACAAAAGGGCCGCGAGCTCCGTCTGGAGCAGATGTCGGATGTCATTTTTAATGGCACCAAAAAGCGGAAAGAAGCTCCTTTGGCTTCTGTTTCGCTGAATTTTGAGAATACGCGCAACCTGCTACCCACAGAGTATCAAAACATCGAAATCGCTCGTTTGCTTTACCGCAGTGGCGATAGCGAATATCGACTCAACGGGGTGACCTGCCGGCTCAAAGACATTACCGGGCTGTTTTTAGATACGGGAATTGGCCCGGACTCTTACGCCATCATCGCATTAAACATGGTGGAGGATTTGCTTTCCAATAAAGAAAGCGCCCGTCGGAAGATGTTCGAACAAGCTGCAGGTATTTCTAAATACAAAGCACGCAAACGGGAAACCCTCAACAAACTGAAATCTACCAAAGAGGACCTTGCACGGATTGAAGACTTGCTTTTTGAGATCAATACCAACCTGGTCGAATTGGAGAAGCAAGCCAAACGCACGCGTAAATTCAACGAACTCAAAGAAAAATATAAATCTGCCGGATTATTGGCTCAGTTTCTTTCAGTAAAAACCTTGAAAGAAAAACTGGAAGTGCTGGAAACTTCTGTCCAGGAAGAAATGCTGAAGTTGCAGGATGAAGAAGTTGGATTGAATTCCATCGAAGCGAGCATCGAAGCGCAGAAAAAAGCACAGCTGGATCAGGAAAAAAATCTGTCTGAGTTTCAAAAGAAAGTCAACGAGGTATTGGATACCATTCGTCAACTGGAAAGCAATATTCAGATTAGCCAACAGAAAAAACAATTTCAGTCGACGCAGCTGGAAACCATTCGCCAAAATCTTAGTCAGGCTGCAGGACGTTTGGATCAATTGAAATTGGATGTTGCAGCTATCCAAAGCGAACAAGCTCAAGTGGAATTGGGTTTGATGGAAGCCGATCAGGCCGTAGTCAATCACGAAGAAATTTTTAACGGCAAACAAGCTGAATTTAATTTACTGAAATCCGGAGTGGATCAGTTTCAATTGGACAAACAGGAAAATGAAACAGCCATCTACGAACTTGAAAAAGAATTAGCCATTCAACACAACCGGATCGAAAACTTGCACGCAGATTCTAAACGTTGCGAAGAAGAAATCGAGTCGAAGTTTAACGAACACCAGAATAAAGAAAATCAACACAAAGAACTTTCTGTAAAATTAAAAGATGTTCTTTCAGAAATTGATCAGGTAAAAGTTGCCGAAGAAAATCGTTTGTTGGGATTAGAACAAGTTCAGATTGAATTGGAAGCCTGTACTCAAAAAGTTTCTACCATCCACCGTCAACGCGATGCCAAGCAAAATGAGTTTGAATTGCTCAAGAGTATGGTTGAGAAAATGGAAGGCTTTCCTGAATCCATTAAGTTTTTAAATCAAAATTGGCGCAAAGATGTTCCGGTACTTTCGGATATCATCTACACGCCTGAAAAATATCGTTCTGCCATCGAGTTGTACCTCGAAAATTATTTGAATTATTATGTAGCCCATACGGAAGAGGATGCTGTGAAAGCCATCCGCTTGTTGTTTAATAATTCGAAAGGCAAAGCCAACTTTTTTATACTGGATAAATTCAGAGACAGCAAAGCAGTTGAACGCAGCATACCGGGTTGTATTCCGGCGCTTTCCATTATGGAAGTGACCGACATGTACAAACCCCTGGTTCATGATTTGTTAAAGGATGTTTATATTTTAGAGAATGACAATCACTTAGAAGATGTGATCCATTTTCCGGATGATGTTTCGGTCATTTCCGTCAGCGGTTCCATACTGAAAGCAAATAAAATCATTACCGGTGGTTCGGTAGGTTTGTTTGAAGGAAAGAAACTGGGGCGCAAGAAAAATCTTGAAAAACTGGAAGCCGAAATCAAAGAACTGGAATCACAGGCCATCCTAAATGAAAAAGAACTTGCAGAACTAAAAAATAAAATTCGAACCTTTGAATTAAACAATCGCCAGAAAGAACTTGAGCAATTGCGCAAGAAAGAATCTGAAGAATTGCAACAGCTTGCTCAGATTCAAACACACCTCAGTCACTATCTGGATTTGAAAGCTGATTTAGAGCGCAGAATTGCAGCCAATAAAATGCAAGCTGCTGAAATCGCTCAGGAGTTGAATAGCAAAGAACAGCGCATTGTTGAATTGAAAGACAGACAACAACAATTGGTGCATTCGCTGCACAGTTCGGATGAAGTGTACAATCGGGTCTCTATCGAACTTTCAGAAATTACAGGAATCTACAACCAGGCTAAACTGGAATTGCTTAAATGGCAAAATCGATTTGAGAATATCAACAAAGACCTGGATTATAAAAACAAACAAATCGAAGAACTCCAGACACAAACCATCAACGACGAATTAAAACAAACGGAGTTGATTGAATCGCTTGGCGAACTGGAAACTTCACTGACCCAATACGAAAGCGAGTTGCTTGAAGTCCTGGAATTCAGAAAAAATATGGATTCCAATTTAACCACGCTCGAGCGCGATTATTACGAAGCCCGCAACCGGATTTCAGAAGATGAGGCGAAAGCCAAACAACACCAGCGTTCCATTCACGAGTTGCAATCTGCCATTAATGGAATCAAAGACCAGAAAGCTGAATATAAATTCCGGATACAATCAGCTTACGAAAAAGCCGAGCTGGAATTTATGGCAAAGCTTGATGAATTTGTTGCAAGTGAAGAAGACGAAGGCTTGGATTTAGAAGCCTTGATTTCCAAATCACAGTATTACAAAACCCGGATCGATAATTATGGGGAAGTAAATCCGCTGGCATTGGAAGCTTATGAAGAGATGAAAGCCCGGTTGGATAAGATCACGGAGCAGCGCGATGATATTTTAAAAGCACAGGATAGTTTGTTGGAAACCATCAAGGAAATTGAAGAGACGGCTACACAGGGATTTATGCAAGCCTTCAACCAGGTGCGTGTACATTTTCAGGTTGTGTTTAGAAGTCTGTTTACCGATGACGACGACTGCGATCTGGTGTTAGTAGATGAAAACGATCCGCTGGAATGCGACATCGACATTATTGCCAAACCTAAAGGAAAACGACCTAAATCAATTTCCCAGTTGAGTGGGGGAGAGAAGACGCTTACGGCCATCGCGCTTTTATTCTCACTCTACTTACTCAAGCCAGCCCCATTCTGTATTTTTGATGAGGTGGATGCTCCATTGGATGACATCAACATTGAGAAATTCAACCTCATCATTCGCAAGTTTTCGAAAGAATCCCAATTCATCATCATCACCCACAATAAATTGACCATGGCAGATGTCGATGTTTTGTATGGAGTTTATATGGAAGATCAGGGCGTTTCGTCCGTGACAGCCGTCGATTTCAGGAAATACAGTCATGAAATCGTATTGGAAGAAATGGCGAATTAA
- a CDS encoding MATE family efflux transporter, with the protein MHEFWFNVKNVFRLSLPMMIGSAAQNIIALTDSMFLYYYDVHDFAAAGFVSVFYLVVAAIAFGFSKGGQILIARKFGEKNYDFVRKYFYAILIYELILGVIVFSLLYFAARPILSVFVQSEVILNKSILFLDQRIIGLIFAYVGLALVSLYIGIKRPKFILIDTVVLCTLNIVLGYLLVFGKHGFPEMGIAGAGLASAISEIVAFVVFLTYMIFDKELHKFQLWKIPHFEFSWIKTINSISFTILLQSLLAIGSWFLFFSFIEKLGERQLAISNLLRIAYLVLAIPCWGYSTGINTLVSNTIGKKRHQRVLKLVFHSSMVAFATTAVISIPFLLFPLTFMAPLLGHHDISLIQDAVPYFRILLCILLVYSITTMYCNGVSGTGETLKGLTIQAIACATYLTIAFFAVKDPVNGLALAWSAEIAYWLIQGFLSYRVITSGHWNFLKI; encoded by the coding sequence TTGCACGAGTTTTGGTTTAATGTGAAAAATGTCTTTAGGCTTTCGCTGCCTATGATGATTGGGAGTGCAGCCCAGAATATCATCGCTTTGACCGATAGCATGTTTTTATACTATTATGACGTCCACGATTTTGCAGCCGCTGGGTTTGTTTCGGTGTTTTATCTGGTCGTCGCGGCCATTGCCTTCGGTTTCAGCAAAGGCGGACAAATCCTCATCGCCCGGAAGTTTGGGGAGAAGAATTACGACTTTGTCCGCAAGTACTTTTATGCCATCCTCATTTACGAACTCATCCTCGGGGTGATCGTGTTTAGCTTACTCTACTTTGCTGCGCGACCCATACTCTCTGTCTTTGTACAATCCGAAGTCATACTTAATAAATCCATCCTGTTTCTCGATCAACGCATCATCGGATTGATTTTCGCTTACGTCGGATTGGCATTAGTGTCCCTCTACATTGGCATCAAACGACCCAAGTTCATTTTGATTGATACCGTGGTGCTTTGTACCCTCAACATCGTTTTAGGGTATTTATTGGTTTTCGGCAAACACGGATTTCCGGAAATGGGTATCGCAGGTGCGGGATTAGCCAGCGCGATCTCAGAGATCGTTGCTTTTGTGGTCTTTCTGACCTATATGATTTTCGACAAGGAACTCCACAAATTCCAACTCTGGAAAATTCCGCATTTTGAGTTTTCGTGGATTAAGACCATCAACTCCATCAGCTTTACCATCTTGCTTCAATCTTTATTGGCCATCGGTTCCTGGTTTTTATTCTTTTCCTTCATCGAAAAACTAGGGGAGCGGCAACTCGCTATTTCCAATTTACTCCGAATCGCTTACCTCGTCTTAGCCATTCCCTGTTGGGGCTATTCCACCGGCATCAATACCCTGGTCAGCAATACCATCGGTAAGAAACGACACCAGCGCGTGCTTAAGCTAGTCTTCCATTCTTCCATGGTAGCATTTGCAACCACCGCAGTGATTTCAATCCCATTCCTTTTGTTTCCATTGACCTTTATGGCCCCTTTGTTAGGCCATCACGACATCTCCCTCATTCAGGATGCCGTACCGTATTTCCGCATCCTCCTGTGCATCTTATTGGTTTACAGCATCACCACCATGTACTGCAACGGCGTCAGTGGGACCGGCGAAACCCTCAAAGGCCTCACCATCCAGGCAATCGCCTGCGCAACCTACCTGACCATCGCCTTCTTTGCAGTCAAAGACCCCGTCAACGGACTCGCCCTGGCCTGGTCTGCCGAAATAGCCTACTGGCTCATCCAGGGATTTCTATCCTACCGTGTCATCACCTCCGGCCATTGGAATTTCTTGAAAATATGA
- a CDS encoding DUF2442 domain-containing protein codes for MNVIRVIDAKHLESFKLSLKFNDGLTGEVDLENELYGEIFEPLNNIDYFKKFTLDTWTICWPNGADFSPEFLYELAAKSKLELVKK; via the coding sequence ATGAATGTAATTAGAGTTATTGATGCAAAGCACCTTGAAAGCTTTAAGTTAAGTTTAAAATTTAATGATGGATTAACAGGCGAGGTTGATCTTGAAAATGAATTATATGGTGAAATTTTTGAACCTCTAAATAATATTGACTACTTTAAAAAATTTACACTGGACACATGGACGATCTGTTGGCCAAATGGAGCAGATTTTTCACCCGAATTCCTATATGAACTTGCAGCTAAAAGTAAACTTGAATTGGTAAAAAAATAA
- a CDS encoding DUF4160 domain-containing protein produces the protein MPEISRFFGIIIKMYYNEHNPPHFHVEYQDFTAVISIEDGMVKGEMPRKQLNLIFEWLDLHKSELIYNWELSQLRKSLNKIEPLKDEL, from the coding sequence ATGCCAGAGATTTCCAGATTTTTTGGAATAATTATTAAAATGTATTACAACGAACACAATCCACCACATTTTCATGTTGAATATCAAGATTTTACTGCTGTAATTAGTATTGAAGATGGAATGGTAAAAGGTGAAATGCCCAGAAAACAGTTAAATTTAATATTTGAATGGCTTGACTTACATAAATCAGAACTCATTTATAATTGGGAACTTTCACAATTGAGAAAATCATTAAACAAAATAGAACCTTTAAAGGATGAATTATGA
- a CDS encoding UpxY family transcription antiterminator, whose product MPIWRVLYIQSRYEFKVEQQLEKLGIRHYLPKIEVKRAWSDRIKKMKVPAFPSYLFVCNEAKDRNAVFQAKGVMHYVKHENRDAVLDEKEMNLLQTSQSLLIPSSLQPLKKLKGQFVKIRSGLLAGQSGLLMDFLGKKTVQLKLEQWSMGFLIEMPLDDLQFG is encoded by the coding sequence ATGCCCATCTGGAGAGTATTATACATCCAAAGCAGGTATGAATTTAAAGTCGAGCAGCAATTGGAGAAGCTCGGCATCCGGCATTATTTACCAAAAATAGAAGTGAAGCGGGCTTGGTCGGACCGGATTAAAAAAATGAAGGTGCCGGCGTTTCCGAGTTATTTATTTGTGTGCAATGAAGCCAAAGACCGCAATGCGGTGTTTCAGGCAAAGGGGGTAATGCATTATGTGAAGCATGAAAACCGCGATGCGGTATTGGATGAGAAAGAAATGAACTTACTCCAAACGAGTCAGTCGTTGCTTATCCCCTCCTCGCTTCAACCATTAAAAAAACTAAAAGGACAATTTGTAAAAATCCGCTCCGGATTGCTTGCCGGTCAGAGCGGACTGCTTATGGATTTTTTAGGCAAGAAAACCGTACAACTCAAATTGGAGCAATGGTCTATGGGATTTCTGATTGAAATGCCTCTGGATGATTTGCAGTTTGGGTGA
- a CDS encoding AAA family ATPase: MITKIEVDGFKSLSEFELKLKSGLNILVGPNGAGKTNIILFFEFLSKIANNSIGHAVSSIGGAGSIFKKIGKEEYQDTIKFKIFGSSQAEANTFIIYEYTTIIKSSFSKDDIYFDYQDIKVRTATKFWADPDEIKGKTVWDFHLEFQYKASEKPIVTIHELNRKKFKPRFFFNPNDKEEDFEKGFKEFITQNDPSARIIVAPLFPIIESANIIINDILGGESFNVVPSKVKEQEDAATPPGIKKDGSGLATTLYALKKSKPFSQVVEFRFHYFIERPERNYDPKSLKKIISYLKLANKTIVDLTVDNDPFDNRLIVRIFIKTGSYDAVLPLSSMSDGTIKWLTLITAILTSKTIFSIEEPENFLHPWMQAEIAKIMREHIEQKKNHSFIIMTTHSESLLNSSNPEEVILVDLVEGKTSARRIANIQALKEEISQSGFGLGHFYFSDSFEA; encoded by the coding sequence ATGATAACAAAAATAGAAGTTGACGGATTCAAATCTCTTTCGGAGTTCGAACTAAAACTGAAGTCAGGTTTGAATATACTTGTTGGACCTAATGGTGCCGGAAAAACAAACATTATTCTCTTTTTTGAATTCCTTTCTAAAATTGCCAACAACTCAATTGGACATGCCGTAAGTTCAATCGGAGGAGCAGGTTCTATATTCAAAAAAATAGGTAAAGAAGAGTATCAGGACACAATAAAATTTAAAATATTCGGCTCGTCTCAAGCCGAAGCAAACACTTTTATTATTTATGAATACACGACAATAATAAAGTCGTCATTTTCAAAAGACGATATATACTTTGACTACCAAGACATCAAAGTTAGAACTGCTACCAAATTTTGGGCAGACCCTGACGAAATAAAAGGAAAAACAGTTTGGGACTTCCATCTTGAATTTCAATATAAAGCATCCGAAAAACCAATCGTAACAATACATGAGTTGAATAGAAAAAAATTCAAACCTCGGTTCTTTTTTAATCCAAATGACAAAGAAGAGGACTTTGAAAAGGGGTTTAAAGAATTCATTACTCAAAATGACCCATCAGCTAGAATAATTGTTGCTCCACTTTTTCCAATAATAGAGTCAGCAAACATAATAATAAACGATATTTTAGGAGGGGAGTCATTTAATGTCGTGCCGAGTAAAGTTAAGGAGCAAGAGGATGCAGCAACGCCACCTGGAATTAAGAAGGACGGTTCAGGTTTAGCAACAACACTTTATGCATTAAAGAAAAGTAAACCTTTTAGCCAAGTTGTAGAATTTAGATTTCATTATTTCATTGAGAGACCAGAAAGAAATTATGACCCAAAATCATTAAAAAAAATAATTTCATATTTAAAACTCGCTAACAAAACAATAGTTGATTTAACTGTGGACAATGACCCTTTTGACAATAGGTTGATTGTGCGAATTTTTATAAAAACTGGTTCATATGATGCTGTTCTACCTCTTTCATCAATGTCTGATGGAACAATTAAATGGCTGACTTTAATAACAGCAATACTAACTTCAAAAACTATTTTTTCAATTGAGGAACCTGAAAATTTCTTGCATCCTTGGATGCAAGCCGAAATTGCAAAAATAATGAGAGAGCATATCGAACAAAAGAAGAATCATTCTTTTATAATCATGACTACCCACAGTGAATCACTTCTCAATTCAAGCAATCCAGAAGAAGTTATTCTAGTTGACCTAGTGGAGGGTAAAACTTCAGCAAGAAGAATTGCAAATATTCAAGCCTTAAAAGAGGAAATTTCTCAGTCTGGGTTTGGTTTAGGTCATTTTTACTTTTCAGATTCTTTTGAGGCATGA
- a CDS encoding DUF4276 family protein: MMNPAFIVDGFTERNIIQNICPGAPIRRTDLNGKDVSIEAMAKKIASLIKVLNNRHYPVIILVDKESRNISCKEMIAKLEESIKKEGINNLDLRVGVADRMLENWILADWDKLKSKKGKPLNTDCINGCGKLKEVIGSYGKTTDCVDMFLNADIKKMYKNSPSFKVFADKIADINCDYINKLGITTPNSILPKARRTLMQKLFGSG, encoded by the coding sequence ATGATGAATCCTGCATTTATAGTTGATGGTTTCACCGAACGAAATATTATTCAAAATATCTGTCCAGGTGCTCCAATTCGAAGAACAGACTTAAATGGAAAAGATGTTTCCATTGAGGCTATGGCAAAAAAAATCGCATCATTAATAAAAGTATTGAATAATCGACATTACCCTGTAATTATATTGGTTGATAAAGAATCAAGAAATATATCATGCAAGGAAATGATAGCTAAGCTTGAAGAGTCAATTAAAAAAGAGGGCATTAATAACCTTGACCTAAGAGTTGGAGTTGCAGATAGAATGTTAGAAAATTGGATTCTTGCCGACTGGGACAAACTAAAGAGTAAAAAGGGAAAACCATTAAACACAGACTGCATAAATGGTTGCGGGAAACTTAAAGAAGTAATTGGTTCTTATGGCAAGACGACTGATTGCGTTGATATGTTCTTAAATGCTGACATTAAAAAGATGTATAAAAATTCTCCCAGCTTCAAAGTATTTGCAGACAAAATTGCAGACATTAATTGCGACTATATAAACAAGCTTGGAATAACTACGCCTAACAGCATCTTGCCAAAAGCGAGGCGGACGTTGATGCAGAAACTTTTCGGCTCCGGATAA
- a CDS encoding tail fiber protein → MIDKNITSVEPIVLFAGNFEPYNYAFCKGQLLPISQFPDLYANLGSISAEEDNTLFAVPDLREEEKRYGGVRFIISLSGFLDNLNFLGIIIPYSDDELPIGWEFCEGQLIKINNQALFALIGTLYGGDGNTTFALPDLRSVAVNTRFIISIKGPFPSRA, encoded by the coding sequence ATGATTGACAAAAACATCACGTCTGTTGAACCCATTGTGTTATTTGCAGGTAATTTTGAACCATACAATTACGCTTTTTGCAAAGGACAACTCTTGCCCATTAGTCAGTTTCCGGATTTGTATGCAAACTTGGGTTCGATTTCTGCTGAAGAAGATAATACCTTGTTTGCTGTTCCTGATTTGCGGGAAGAAGAAAAAAGATACGGAGGTGTTCGTTTTATTATATCGCTATCCGGCTTTCTGGATAATTTAAATTTTCTTGGAATTATAATACCATATTCTGATGATGAATTGCCGATTGGTTGGGAATTTTGTGAAGGCCAGTTAATCAAGATAAACAATCAAGCTTTATTCGCACTGATAGGCACGCTTTATGGTGGCGATGGCAATACAACCTTCGCATTACCCGATTTAAGATCTGTCGCTGTTAATACTCGATTTATTATATCCATAAAAGGACCTTTTCCGTCGAGAGCGTAG